Proteins encoded within one genomic window of Glycine soja cultivar W05 chromosome 1, ASM419377v2, whole genome shotgun sequence:
- the LOC114367486 gene encoding uncharacterized protein LOC114367486: MRDVDRALQNSLSITQGYPPHHLTKKGKEKVPTTDDEKELWLTLDAMVLQWIYATISSDLLHKILEPDSMAMEAWNRLCELFQDNKNACVIALEREFSHTNMKDFLNASVYCQRIKELLDQLKNVGASVLNNRLILQMVAGLIEAYQGVGTLIRQSNPLPQF; the protein is encoded by the coding sequence ATGCGCGATGTGGACAGAGCTCTTCAAAATTCATTGTCAATCACACAAGGTTATCCACCACATCATCTCACCAAAAAAGGCAAGGAGAAGGTGCCAACCACCGATGATGAAAAGGAGCTATGGTTGACACTCGATGCAATGGTTCTCCAGTGGATTTATGCCACGATTTCTAGTGACTTGTTGCACAAAATTCTTGAACCTGACTCAATGGCAATGGAGGCTTGGAATCGATTGTGTGAGCTCTTCCAAGATAACAAAAATGCATGTGTCATAGCCCTTGAGCGAGAATTTTCTCACACAAACATGAAGGATTTCCTGAATGCCTCTGTGTATTGTCAACGAATCAAAGAACTATTGGATCAACTCAAGAACGTCGGAGCATCGGTCTTGAATAACCGTCTCATTCTTCAAATGGTCGCGGGTCTCATCGAAGCCTATCAGGGAGTTGGAACACTCATACGACAAAGCAACCCGCTTCCTCAATTCTAA
- the LOC114415099 gene encoding 40S ribosomal protein S11-like, with the protein MVTFFFFFHTGTYIDKKCPFTGNVSIRGRILAGTCHSAKMSRTIIVRRNYLHFIKKYQRYEKRHSNIPAHISPCFRVKEGDHVIIGQCRPISKTVRFNVLKVIPGGSSSGAKKGFTGM; encoded by the exons atggtaacttttttttttttcttccatacaGGAACCTATATTGACAAGAAGTGCCCCTTCACTGGCAATGTTTCCATCCGGGGTCGTATCTTAGCCGGTACTTGTCACAGTGCTAAGATGTCAAGGACCATTATTGTTAGGAGGAATTATCTTCATTTTATTAAGAAATACCAGAG ATATGAAAAGCGTCATTCAAATATTCCAGCACACATATCACCTTGTTTCCGTGTTAAGGAAGGAGATCATGTTATTATTGGCCAATGCAG GCCAATCTCGAAGACGGTGAGGTTCAATGTGTTGAAAGTGATCCCAGGTGGATCCTCTAGCGGTGCAAAGAAGGGTTTTACTGGAATGTGA
- the LOC114415089 gene encoding aldehyde oxidase GLOX-like codes for MEASSPHSLTMQNPSAYLSCFLILLIILFPTHARADLPGTWELLVPDAGIASMHTAVTRFNTVVLLDRTNIGPSRKLLPKGHCRSDKNDAVLKLDCYAHSVHLDLATNQIRPLKILTDTWCSSGQFLPDGTLLQTGGDLDGLKKIRKFSPCDDASCDWEELNDVVLAEGRWYATNQILPDGSVIIIGGRGSNTVEFFPPKQNVAVPFPFLSETEDTQMDNLYPYVHLLPNGHLFVFANTRSVMYDFNRHVIVKEYPKLQGGPRNYPSAGSSAMLALEGDYSKAEIVVCGGAQYGAFLMRSTDTPAHGSCGRILAMEEKPRWVMEDMPFGRIMGDMVMLPNGDVLIINGAMSGTQGFEMASDPCLNPVLYRPDQPVGLRFMVLNPGTVPRMYHATANLLPDARVLLAGSNPHVLYRFNDVEFPTELRVEAFSPEYLSADRANLRPVIEEVPETVRFGGKFDVVVSVALPVVGIVEVNLASAPFATHSFSQGQRLVKLAVSSAVPDGGDGRYRIGVTAPPSGAVAPPGYYMAFAVNQGVPSVAKWIHVS; via the coding sequence ATGGAAGCTTCATCACCTCACTCTCTCACCATGCAGAACCCCTCTGCTTACCTGTCATGCTTTCTTATCCTCTTGATCATTCTTTTCCCAACCCACGCACGTGCCGACCTCCCCGGCACGTGGGAGCTTCTCGTCCCGGACGCCGGCATCGCCTCCATGCACACCGCCGTCACGCGGTTCAACACGGTGGTCCTCCTCGACCGCACCAACATAGGCCCGTCCCGAAAACTCCTCCCAAAAGGCCACTGCCGGTCGGACAAAAACGACGCCGTCCTGAAGCTCGACTGCTACGCCCACTCCGTCCACCTCGACCTTGCCACCAACCAAATCCGCCCTTTAAAAATCCTCACCGACACCTGGTGCTCCTCCGGCCAGTTCCTCCCCGACGGCACCCTCCTCCAGACCGGCGGCGACCTCGACGGCCTCAAAAAGATCCGCAAATTCTCCCCGTGCGACGACGCTTCGTGTGATTGGGAAGAGCTCAACGACGTCGTATTGGCCGAGGGCCGATGGTACGCCACCAACCAGATCCTCCCTGACGGTTCTGTCATCATAATCGGCGGACGCGGCTCCAACACTGTCGAATTCTTCCCACCCAAACAAAACGTCGCCGTTCCGTTCCCTTTCTTATCCGAAACGGAAGACACGCAAATGGATAACCTTTACCCCTACGTCCACCTTCTCCCAAACGGTCACCTTTTTGTTTTCGCTAACACAAGATCGGTCATGTACGATTTCAACCGCCACGTCATCGTTAAGGAATACCCTAAATTACAAGGTGGCCCGAGAAACTACCCTTCCGCAGGGTCATCAGCGATGTTAGCTTTAGAAGGAGACTATTCTAAAGCTGAGATTGTGGTTTGTGGGGGTGCACAATACGGAGCGTTTTTGATGCGGAGTACTGACACCCCGGCGCACGGTAGCTGCGGCCGCATTTTAGCGATGGAAGAGAAACCCAGATGGGTAATGGAAGACATGCCGTTTGGGAGGATTATGGGGGATATGGTGATGCTGCCAAACGGCGACGTTTTGATTATTAATGGAGCGATGTCGGGGACTCAGGGTTTTGAGATGGCGAGTGATCCGTGTTTGAACCCGGTTCTGTACCGGCCCGACCAACCGGTCGGGTTGCGGTTCATGGTTTTGAACCCCGGGACGGTTCCGAGGATGTACCACGCGACAGCGAATCTGTTACCTGATGCGAGGGTTTTGCTTGCGGGGAGTAACCCCCATGTTCTGTACCGGTTCAATGACGTGGAGTTTCCGACCGAGTTGCGGGTTGAAGCGTTCTCGCCCGAGTATTTGTCTGCGGACCGAGCGAATCTTAGACCGGTTATTGAGGAGGTGCCCGAAACGGTGCGTTTTGGTGGGAAGTTTGATGTGGTGGTTTCGGTTGCTTTGCCTGTGGTGGGGATTGTGGAAGTGAATTTGGCAAGCGCGCCTTTTGCCACGCACTCGTTCTCGCAGGGTCAACGTTTGGTCAAACTGGCTGTTTCCTCTGCTGTGCCTGACGGCGGTGACGGCAGGTATCGAATTGGGGTAACAGCTCCGCCGAGTGGGGCGGTGGCGCCGCCGGGGTACTACATGGCATTTGCGGTGAACCAGGGAGTGCCCAGTGTTGCAAAGTGGATTCACGTGTCGTAA